The genomic stretch CTGGCCGGGACAGACGTGCTGCCCGGGGTGGAACGGACGCCGCGGCTTGTGCAGGCGCACGGGTGGCTGCAGCTGCAGGGCTGGGCGGGGCTGTTCGTGGCGGGGATGGCGATCCGGGTGGTGCCGCGGTTCGTCGGCCGGCGGCCGCTGCCGGCGCGGGTGACGGTCCCGCTGCTTGGGCTGCTGGCCGCGCCGCTGGCGGTGCGGCTCGGTGTTCTGCCGTGGGTTGATGGGGGTGCGGCGCGGGCGGCGGCGCTGGCGACAGGGTGGACAACGGCGGCCGGCTGTGCCGGCGTGGGCGGCGTCCTGGCGGTCACGTTCTGGCGGGGGAAACGCGGCAGCGAGGCCTGGCGGCTGTTCATCGGAGCGGGCGCGGCCTGGTGGCTGGCGTGGGCGCCGCTGGCAGCCTGGTGGGGCTGGCGCGCTGCGAATGGCGGCGGCCTGGCGCCAGCAGCCTTCGACGACGCGCTGGCGTGGGCGGTGATGCTCGGCCCGATCGGGAACTTCATCCTCGGGGTGCAGAGCCGGGCGGTGCCGGTGTTTTTCGGGCGGCGGCCTCCGGATGCGCGAGCGCTGGCCGGGCCGTGGCTGCTGGTGAACGCGGGCGCCGGGGCGTGCGTGCTGGGGATGGCGCTCGATGGGACGGCGGCAGCGCGGGCTGCGGGCGCGGGACTCGCACTGGGCGGCGCGGGCCTCTGCTGGGGGCTGCCGATCGCGGGAGCGGTACGCGGGCGCGCGCACCGGCTGCGCCCGCGGGCGCGCCCGGCGGCGAAGTTCGTGCTGGCTGCGAACCTCGCCGGCATGGCAGCGGGCGCGCTGATGCTGTTGGCTGGCGCGGCGATGGCGTTGGAGGGAGGCTACGCGGCGGCTCCGCTGCGCGATGCGGCGCGGCACCTGTTCGGGCTGGGGCCGATCACGATGCTCATCCTCGGGATGGCGCGGCTGATTGCGCCGGTGTTCGCGGTGGCGCGGACCGAGAGCCGGGGCGCGGGCTTCCGCGAGCACGCGCCGTTCTGGCTGCTGGCGGCCGCGCTCGTCGTGCGTGCGGGCGCGGGGCTGGCTTCGGGCACGGCGAGCTACGACGCGTGGATGCATGCGTCGGCTGCGGCGGGGGTGCTGGCGTGGCTGGCGATTGCGGTGTTCGCCGCGGACGTGCTGACAGCCGCGCGGAAGGAGGCGCAGAACCTGGCGGCGATCGAGGCTGCCGCGCCCGGCGGGAAGCCGCAGGCGGAGGAGGGCCGGGTTCAGTAAGGGAGGCCGGGAAGGCCGAAAAGCGTGCGGGCGTAGCTGGCGCGGCCGAGGTGGCCGTTGCCGTGGCCGATGAGGCCGTGGAGGATAGCTTCGATGCGCGGAACCGGGCCCCAGGGGCGGATGACCTGCACCTCGCGGAGGTAAGCCTCGCTCATGGCGGCGATGCGGGGCACGACGGCGGCTTCGACGGCGCGGGTGTATTCGTCGAATTCGGCGGGCGGCGGGAAGCGCATGGCGTAGGCGTCGCGCGGGTCCTGGCCGGTGCCCTGGTCGACGCGGGGGAGGTTCCAGCGCTCGTGGAAGTTGTGCTGGAGCCAGACCGGCTGCTCGCGTTCGAAGACGAAGTGGATGATGTTGTCGATGGTGCGGACGACGTGCCAGACGTCCCAGCCGATGGAATTGGTGATGCCGCCGCGAGTATCGCAGAGCTGTTCGACGGTGAGGCCGTCGGTGGCGCGGAGGGCATACTTGAGGACGCGGCCGACGACGACGGAGAGCTGGGTGGGGGTATCGGGGGGATTGCCCATGCCGGGCAGGTTGGGGATATCGGGCACGGGGGGACCTCGGCGGAGGAGTGGGCCGATTCTGCCAGAGGGCGGGGGCGGCGTCAGCCGGGGTGTGCGGCCGGCGCGGGCGCCGCAGCGGCCACGGGTGTGGGGAATTCCCCGATGACGGAGGCGGATGACACGGCCGATAATCCAGGCACGATGGGGGAGGGGCAGCCATCCAGGGTTGCGGAGAGCGAGACCGCTGCCGCGGTCCGGCTGATCCGCGTCGGGCTCGACCTGTCGTCGGCGGGGTACGTCATTGCGGACGCCGATGGGTCGGTGGTGTTGTGGAACCGGGCGTTCCGCGAGCTGTGGGGGCTGGAGGGTGTCGAGCTGCCGGCGCGCTGGGAGGCGCTGCAGGCGCTGCTGCTGGAGCGGGCGGACGGCGATGCGCAGGCGGCGTTCGCGCGGGGCGCGGCGGCGATGGCGCAGCAGGAGCTGCGGGATGAGCGGTACGTGCGGCTGCGGAGCGGCAGGGTGGTGGAGGTGCAGAGCTGGCCGCTGCCACTGTTCGGGGACCGGGTCGGCCGTGCCTGGCGCTTCAGCGACGTGACGGAGCTGGCGGCGGCGCGGCGCGCGCTGGAGGAGGCGAACCGGCTGCTGGAGGGGGTCATCGAGGGGGCGCCGTACGGGATCGTCGCGGTGAGCATAGAAGGGCAACTGCTCTGGGCGAACGGACGGTTCTTCGCGATGACGGGGCTCGACGAGGCGTGGACGAAGCTGCCACCCCCGGAGCGGGCGGCCCGGCTCGAGGCGCTGGCGAAGGACCCGGGGCAGGCGCGGGCGTTCAACCAGCGGTGGCGGGCGGAACCGGGCGCATCGTACGCGGAGCTGTTCGAGCGAAAGGACGGGGCCTGGCTCCGGGTGAGCACGCAGCCGC from Tepidiforma thermophila encodes the following:
- a CDS encoding DinB family protein, with the protein product MPDIPNLPGMGNPPDTPTQLSVVVGRVLKYALRATDGLTVEQLCDTRGGITNSIGWDVWHVVRTIDNIIHFVFEREQPVWLQHNFHERWNLPRVDQGTGQDPRDAYAMRFPPPAEFDEYTRAVEAAVVPRIAAMSEAYLREVQVIRPWGPVPRIEAILHGLIGHGNGHLGRASYARTLFGLPGLPY